Part of the Juglans regia cultivar Chandler chromosome 14, Walnut 2.0, whole genome shotgun sequence genome, ACTAATTGGTAGGTGCTTGATTACAACAACCTCTTTTGCACACATCACTTCATCTAAAAGAATAGAGTTCCAGCCTCCCTTTTTATCAATTAGCTCTTTCACCTTGGCTTCACTTGAGACAGTCTTCACTTGTGATTGAACCATATGTGTTGTAGAAGTTGGTAGCCACTTATCACCCTATATTTTGATCTTCTCCCCATTCCTCACTCTCCATCACATACCTTCTCTAATTAAGTACCCAGAACCCAGATACTTCTCCACACTTGTGAGGAACCACTGCCAGCTTTGGCACCCAATACATCCCcttgtctaaaatatttttcttttaggatcTTAGCTTCTAGAGAATTAGGGTTTATTAATAGTCTCCAAAACTGCATTGCCAACATAACTTGATTAAGCCCTGGTTTGGATTCAAGAgtgagatggtttcatctcatctcactctgtATAGAAAAACTAACTCTCATCCAAATGGTCAAACTCTGAAATTTCAAAATGGTTTATGATGTCTTTACAACACGACAAACTTTCAAATTAGCAGCTTTTCATAATGCCAATGGAAAATGAGAAAACGTTCAGCTTTTTTCAAATTAGCAACACGACAAACTCCGCCTTCAGCTTTCCAGTGAGTGAACTGGAGAAAAcgtgatttttataataataaaattataaaataaagtgattttataaatatcaaaataattatttaagaatattgtaaataaaatatatttttatttgatatatttttataaaatttgattttataaaaatattttcctcttataatattattttaaaaatattataaaaaataaaaactagataggtaatttataaattattattacttacttataattatatttctaaataaaacaaatcattaCGAATACTATGCAATCATTTGTAGGACCCCCATCTATCTCctttcaaataacttaaaaccatttcatctcacttctaatccaaatacacaaaatttttaaaaatcatctcaactcacaaatcttactactattcataaattatctcaactcatttcatcttatctcactatccaaaccgggcctaaaACACTCTACATCTCTAAAATCCAACCCTCTATGGCTCTTTGAAATCCCTACTTTACTCCACTTCTTCCAATAGATCTTCCTTGTCCGATCCATATGTCCACACCAAAAACGAGCCATCATGTTTGATATCTCGTTACACAATTGTTTAGGTAACTGAAAAACACTCATAACATATGTAGGAATAATTTGTAAAACAACTTTTATTTGTTGAGACACATGATTAACACATAATTTAGTTgtcaaaaaaggaaagaaaattaaaaggaaacacctagtatattaaataaattatattagtttacTTTTAGATCCAAAACCACgtgattaaaatttttcatttaaaaaaccaCTTTTTCgttctatactaatatatatgattcaaATATACTTAAATCGGATCAATGTTATGAAAGTTATTGTCTGAATTTAAATGTCTTaaatgaaaaggagaaaaacttatcaaataaattatataatatttatatgagaaatgctacTCCCACTTAATTCTTCTACAATAATTTATACGTCTTTGAAAAAAACCAGTGTGAAGGAGCAAGACAAAGATCAAATATCTTTGACTTGAAGACAAATACCCCACCATCAATGAACGAAATTAAAAGATGGGTTCAGTTAAGACTAACATaccaatttcaaaaaataaaaataaaaatttgatttcgAGCCTTAGTTACATGCCAAGCTATATCAAAACCCTATCACTTGCCTCGAAatgtaaacaaaattaaaaacaaaaaaaaaagaacaatcgaaagaaaataatagtaatataatttCGGTCACTGTCATGGGAGAGTGAGGGAGGCGGGAGAGGAGCCGAAAATAGACTCTGCCGCACGACTTTAAGAATGGTGCCTTGATTTTTAGATAGGGTGACTGATTTTATGAAGAACTGAAGGAGGAGGAATGTGGTGCCTTGGCTTGGCTTTGCTTTGCTTTAAGAATGGTGCCTTGGTTTTCAGAATAGTGCCTTACATATTGAAAAACAGAGGGAGGGGAGGAATGAGGGTGATGTTTGGGAGCTTTAGGTTAAGTTTAGACAGGATGATAGGATTAGGAagaggaaaattatttttatcagttattatttatcatttcataCTTCACatcttaaaaatatctcatattttataaaaaaaaattatagatttagaatataatagtgattgatgagtaaaatttatataaaaagaaagggtGCTcgcttctttcttttgtttgtctctttccttttcaattttttttttttaaatatatggcTCTCAGGTCGCTTCTGCCACGTCATTTGGTAAAATTATTCGGTGGAAATATTCGGTGGCCGTAACAATGTCCTGTTGAAAGGATTATAtgtatcaattttcttttcagaaCAGACAGTATCACATGATTCAGATTCACGTCATTTAAAGCGCAGTCTCAATAGAGTCAATAGGATAGCTGAAGCCCAATTCAGCCCCAAAATGCTTTTATAGAAGAGCCAGCCATCACCACGGAGACTGAGGGGGTGAAGTGGATcaagaaagaatagaaaaatcaGTTACTACGAAAGAGATTGATTCCATTTCTTATTCAAATTGAATACTTTATATAGGTACTGACATCTATCAGCAAATTTGCTCGAGCTTTTCCGTGCACTTAAATTGGGACTGCAAATAGAGTTGCCTCACCTGCCCCCATTCATGGCTTCCACTCATTTCCTCGGTGGTCCCCATGTCTTCCTCCCTTCTTACAATTCCTTTAGAAAGAGCCATCAATCTTCATTTGGGCCATATGGGTCCTCTTCTCTTCACTCAAATTCTCAGTTACAAAGGGTTAGAGCCATGGTTTCTGATTCAAACACTACCAGAAGACAACTAGAGGTTGCTCTTTGACCCTCTTCTTATCATGCTTTCGGTTCTAGTTTCTGTATTTTCTCTGCTTGTTGAATTTTTGAGGTTTTTTAATTTGGAGTTGGTTGGTGGGAATAATTAGATAGTCTATAGTCCTGAAGAAAGGTTAAACAAGTTGGCGGATGAAGTGGACAGGGATGCTCCCCTGTCAAGGATGACTCTGTTCTCACCTTGCAAGGTAATCACATTTTATTGCTTTGAGTTGACGTTTGTATCATTTTGGCTTCTCAATTATATGTTGAATTTGGTAGCCTATGTGGTACAGGTTAATGTTTTTCTTAGAATAACAAACAAGAGGGAAGATGGTTTTCATGATTTGGCATCACTATTTCATGTAAGTTTAGTGTAGttggattttttcttcttaagtGTCAAAGTTTATTCAAGTTAAAACTATTGGATGATTGAATGCTATCTCCAGATAATACTAtgtttattttacattcaagtTATGCTGCAAACTAATGTGTATGGGTTCACTTGAGGTTGTTACAGCTTTATCTTCTGGTATTCCACTAAAGTCATATCTTTGTTCCCTTTTCGCCCAGGTTATAAGTCTGGGGGATATAATTAAGTTCTCTTTATCTCCATCAAAAAGTAAAGATCGTTTGTCAGCTAATGTGTCTGGGGTTCCCCTTGATGAAAGAAATTTGGTGAGGCATAAACGTACTGTTTTTCTTGTAAGATTCTCTTGTTCTAAATCTTATGAATATTGGAAACCTTCTTTTCACAGATTATAAAGGCGCTTAACCTTTACAGGAAGAAGACCGGCAGTGAAAACTTCTTTTGGGTGTGAAATGTTTTcggtgattttatttttttggctatGTATCTGAATAATTTCCAAATATTACAGACATGATACTAGTAAATGAAGTTGAATAATTTCAACTTTCCAATTCAAAAATTGTGGGCAGATTCATCTTGACAAAAGAGTGCCTACTGGGGCGGGACTTGGTGGTGGAAGTAGCAATGCTGCTACTGCACTGTGGGCAGCAAATCAGTTTAATGGTTGTCTTGCAACTGAGAAGGAACTCCAAGAATGGTCAAGTGAGATTGGTTCCGATGTTCCCTTCTTTTTCTCTCAGGGAGCAGCCTATTGTACTGGTCGAGGCGAGGTATATCTTTGTTTTACAAAAGTTCATTTTGCAGTTCAGggatcagttattttttatttcttattcctATCAAGTTCTGTGAGCACTTTTTGTCTTCAAGTCGATTGTAGATAGAGGACTGGTGGTATTACCATAACTTTATCCTGTTTGATACCAGACAGTTACAAGTTCTTTTGATGCATGATGAGCGCATGTCCTTATATCGAATAGTTATTAAAGGCAGATTTTGGCATTGTGAGAACCTTTCTTGATACTTAATATTGTTCTTGTTGGTCACAGTATTATACTCTTGCTATGTATGCATTGATCTTTAAGTACCAGTGATGGTCAGGTCATTTTGTCATGTACAGAAATGAAAAgttgacttttatttttccaacaaaTGAGCCTGGATACCTTCAGTTATTTGTCTGGCATTTGCACAACAATGTACCCTCTGATATCAATCCTTTCCCCCAATCACATGCACACCAACACATAGAAAAGAAACTGAAAGTGGTATATTTTAGTCCTGGAATTGCTTGGATATGAAGTTCATAGTCTGCTAGAGTTCCCACAAGAGTTTTGCTCTGACTTTTCCAGGTTGTTCAGAATATACCACCACCAGTACCTTTGGACATTCCAATGGTTCTCATAAAACCCCATCAGGCATGTTCTACAGCTGAAGTTTACAAGGTAGTGCAGATTTGGAGataatcatcaattttttttttttttttttgcgctTGTTTTATACAGTTGATTTTTTTCTGAGAAAAgcattgatttttcttttctgagaAAACCATGATTGTTCTCAGCGCCTTCGGTTGGATCAAACCAGTAAGGTTGATCCTTTAACATTGCTGGAGAAGATCTCAATGAATGGAATATCTCAGAATGCTTGCATAAATGATTTGGGTATGTTTGACCTTCTtatattttctctccttttttcctttgttttgttttcctttatattttctttgtaatttattcaaatttcccTTCTTTTCTCATTTGGGTAAGTTCAGGTTAGGCTTCTAATTTGGCTCGGTTTAGGGACCATTTATGTGCGCACATATCCTAGACATTTGGAATCGATCCCGGTAGTATAGGGTTGTTTTCTTTA contains:
- the LOC109000620 gene encoding 4-diphosphocytidyl-2-C-methyl-D-erythritol kinase, chloroplastic, with the translated sequence MASTHFLGGPHVFLPSYNSFRKSHQSSFGPYGSSSLHSNSQLQRVRAMVSDSNTTRRQLEIVYSPEERLNKLADEVDRDAPLSRMTLFSPCKVNVFLRITNKREDGFHDLASLFHVISLGDIIKFSLSPSKSKDRLSANVSGVPLDERNLIIKALNLYRKKTGSENFFWIHLDKRVPTGAGLGGGSSNAATALWAANQFNGCLATEKELQEWSSEIGSDVPFFFSQGAAYCTGRGEVVQNIPPPVPLDIPMVLIKPHQACSTAEVYKRLRLDQTSKVDPLTLLEKISMNGISQNACINDLELPAFEVLPSLRRLKQRVCAASRGQYDAIFMSGSGSTIVGIGSPDPPQFIYDDEEYRDVFLSEANFLIREVNQWYREPASTSASTSASDFSESNE